A DNA window from Anaerolineae bacterium contains the following coding sequences:
- the mreC gene encoding rod shape-determining protein MreC: protein MNSSNQRLFSRIVLLLVVVGLIALALGGYLTPLTRLSTTPFLSAQEWLAIRYAALRDYLTAPQDVAALRQRNQQLEAEVARLQTEVVSLQQQLAEAKVLAALLDFARAHPTNQYKAARVIGQDPSPFLHYVIVNRGSDDGIRPGMPVVSPEGLVGYVDAVIPQAARVRLITDPGSRVDVRVKPANVDAVLQGSVTGELTLNMLPLDAKVQPGNLVLTSGLGGRFPADLLVGQVVSTRKQAFALFQEAAVQPVVDFARLDIVLIIVNFQPVDITPLMEQP, encoded by the coding sequence ATGAACTCTTCCAATCAGCGGCTCTTTTCGCGGATCGTGCTCCTGCTGGTGGTGGTCGGGCTCATCGCCTTGGCCCTGGGGGGATACCTCACACCATTGACCCGCCTTTCGACGACGCCTTTCCTTAGCGCCCAAGAATGGCTGGCCATCCGTTACGCCGCCCTGCGGGATTACCTGACGGCCCCCCAGGATGTGGCGGCTTTGCGCCAGCGTAACCAGCAACTGGAAGCCGAGGTCGCCCGTTTGCAGACCGAGGTGGTCTCTTTGCAACAACAACTGGCTGAAGCCAAGGTGTTGGCGGCTTTGTTGGATTTTGCCCGTGCTCATCCCACCAACCAGTACAAGGCCGCGCGGGTCATCGGTCAGGACCCCAGCCCCTTTTTGCACTATGTGATCGTCAATCGGGGCTCCGACGACGGCATTCGACCGGGCATGCCGGTGGTCTCACCCGAGGGCCTGGTAGGCTATGTGGATGCCGTGATTCCCCAGGCCGCGCGGGTGCGGTTGATCACCGACCCCGGCTCGCGGGTGGATGTGCGCGTCAAACCGGCCAATGTGGACGCCGTGCTGCAAGGGAGCGTCACCGGGGAATTGACCCTGAACATGCTCCCCCTGGATGCCAAGGTCCAACCGGGGAATCTGGTGCTGACTTCGGGATTGGGAGGGCGCTTCCCGGCGGATCTGCTGGTGGGCCAGGTGGTCAGCACGCGCAAGCAGGCCTTTGCCTTGTTCCAGGAGGCCGCGGTTCAACCCGTGGTGGACTTCGCGCGCCTGGACATTGTGCTCATCATCGTCAATTTTCAACCGGTGGATATTACGCCGTTGATGGAGCAACCCTGA
- a CDS encoding DegV family protein has product MLRIVTDGAADFPPGWLERYRVAVIPINIQMKGRTYLQGVDVNDDDFYRFVEQERVIPKTSQPSPQQFVAFYRRIAQPGDTVLSIHVTSRLSGTFHSAVQAAKELVDEMKVVPFDSLGGSASLAFMCRDARAMAEAGATLEQILARLTWLREHISVVLTLNSLEYARLSGRVRAAQALAAGLLRIKPVVELRDGFLDMVDKVRTRSRSLEAVVQRVKAGVGFRPAHVAVVNARAPQAAQWLHERVQQVLKVRELITTNLSIAVAANLGPGTAGVVAYPAEE; this is encoded by the coding sequence ATGTTACGCATTGTGACCGATGGCGCAGCGGATTTCCCTCCGGGCTGGTTGGAGCGTTACCGGGTCGCTGTGATTCCCATCAACATCCAGATGAAAGGGCGTACTTACTTGCAGGGGGTGGATGTGAACGACGACGACTTTTATCGCTTTGTGGAGCAGGAACGGGTTATCCCGAAAACTTCTCAGCCCTCTCCCCAGCAGTTTGTGGCGTTTTATCGCCGCATTGCCCAACCAGGAGACACGGTGCTCTCCATTCATGTCACCTCGCGCCTTTCAGGCACGTTCCACTCTGCGGTACAGGCGGCGAAGGAGTTGGTGGACGAGATGAAGGTGGTGCCCTTTGATTCCTTGGGAGGCTCGGCGAGTTTGGCGTTTATGTGTCGGGACGCGCGGGCGATGGCCGAGGCTGGAGCGACGCTGGAGCAGATCCTGGCTCGTTTGACCTGGCTGCGGGAGCACATCTCGGTGGTGCTCACCCTGAACAGTTTGGAATATGCCCGCTTAAGTGGCCGGGTGCGGGCGGCTCAGGCCTTGGCCGCTGGCCTGCTGCGCATCAAGCCTGTGGTAGAGTTGCGTGACGGTTTTCTGGACATGGTGGACAAGGTGCGCACCCGCTCGCGCTCGCTGGAAGCGGTGGTCCAGCGGGTGAAGGCTGGGGTGGGCTTCAGGCCGGCCCATGTGGCGGTGGTCAACGCGCGGGCGCCTCAGGCGGCGCAATGGCTGCATGAGCGGGTCCAGCAAGTATTGAAGGTGCGTGAACTCATCACCACCAATCTCTCCATCGCCGTGGCAGCCAACCTGGGGCCGGGCACGGCCGGCGTGGTGGCGTACCCTGCGGAGGAGTGA
- a CDS encoding rod shape-determining protein — MRFNPLNWLLGFFSLDIGIDLGTANTLVYLRGKGIVINEPSWVAMDKRTRRPLAIGAEAKRMVGRTPANVIAIRPLNDGVISDFDITEAMLEYFFAKVHEQSLVPVARPRVVIGIPAGVTEVEMRAIYDAAMAAGAREVFLVEEPVAAALGAGLPIQDIKGTMVVDIGGGTTEIAVLSMGGMVVSRSLRVAGDEMDEAIVQYMRNKYNLLIGARMAEEAKMVIGSAHPLTEEKTFVLRGRNLITGLPEAVEVSSIELREALAMPLQTIVETVKDALDEAPPEILADLMETGICLTGGGALLQGLADRLTEEVKLRAWVAEDPMSCVARGAGLILEDLDHLAPLLVTEERIGL; from the coding sequence TTGCGATTCAATCCTTTGAACTGGTTGCTGGGCTTTTTTTCGCTGGATATTGGTATTGACCTGGGTACTGCCAACACTTTGGTTTATCTGCGCGGGAAAGGGATCGTCATTAACGAGCCTTCGTGGGTGGCCATGGACAAACGCACCCGGCGTCCCCTGGCCATTGGCGCTGAAGCCAAGCGGATGGTCGGTCGCACGCCGGCCAATGTGATCGCCATCCGGCCCCTGAACGATGGCGTAATCTCCGATTTTGACATCACCGAGGCGATGTTGGAGTATTTCTTCGCCAAGGTGCATGAGCAAAGTCTGGTACCGGTGGCGCGGCCGCGAGTGGTCATCGGCATCCCGGCCGGGGTGACCGAGGTGGAAATGCGGGCCATCTACGATGCCGCCATGGCGGCCGGAGCTCGGGAGGTTTTCCTGGTCGAGGAGCCCGTTGCCGCGGCCCTGGGCGCCGGGTTGCCCATTCAAGACATTAAAGGGACCATGGTCGTGGACATCGGCGGCGGCACCACCGAAATTGCCGTGCTTTCCATGGGCGGCATGGTGGTCTCGCGTTCCCTCCGTGTGGCCGGTGACGAAATGGACGAGGCCATCGTGCAGTACATGCGCAACAAATACAACCTGCTCATCGGCGCCCGGATGGCCGAGGAAGCCAAAATGGTCATCGGCTCGGCGCATCCTTTGACCGAAGAAAAAACCTTTGTCTTACGTGGGCGCAATTTGATCACCGGGCTGCCTGAGGCCGTGGAGGTGTCGTCCATCGAGTTGCGCGAGGCGTTGGCCATGCCCCTGCAAACCATTGTGGAGACCGTCAAAGACGCCCTGGACGAGGCTCCCCCGGAGATTTTGGCGGATTTGATGGAGACGGGAATTTGTCTTACGGGAGGCGGCGCCTTGCTCCAGGGCCTGGCCGATCGACTCACCGAGGAAGTCAAACTCCGCGCCTGGGTGGCCGAGGACCCCATGAGTTGCGTCGCCCGCGGAGCCGGGCTGATCCTCGAAGACCTGGACCATCTGGCCCCCTTGCTGGTCACCGAAGAGCGCATCGGCCTGTAG
- a CDS encoding NAD-dependent deacylase, with translation MTFNYTFPPELLTRLRQARRVVALTGAGVSAESGVPTFRDAQTGLWARYRPEELATPEAFARHPERVWAWYMWRRALVRRAAPNPAHYALACMERLVPAFTLVTQNVDGLHQQAGSRRIIELHGNLMRTVCAARRHRVERWEPVPEGEVPRCPECGSLLRPDVVWFGEALPGEALDAAWQAAQEAEVMLVVGTSGVVQPAASLPLVAAEHGAYLAEINPQETALSRFMAVMLRGPAGEVLPALVRALWGKEACDTQAEGGEA, from the coding sequence ATGACCTTCAACTATACCTTCCCCCCAGAATTGCTCACGCGCCTGCGGCAGGCCCGGCGTGTGGTAGCGCTCACCGGCGCGGGGGTGTCGGCTGAGAGCGGGGTGCCCACCTTTCGCGATGCCCAGACCGGCCTGTGGGCCAGGTATCGCCCTGAAGAGTTGGCGACCCCGGAGGCCTTCGCCCGGCATCCGGAGCGGGTGTGGGCCTGGTACATGTGGCGGCGTGCTCTGGTGCGCCGGGCGGCGCCCAATCCGGCTCATTACGCGCTGGCCTGCATGGAGCGGTTGGTGCCCGCTTTCACCCTGGTGACCCAGAATGTGGATGGACTGCATCAGCAGGCCGGTTCACGGCGGATCATCGAACTCCACGGCAACCTCATGCGCACGGTGTGCGCTGCCCGGCGTCACCGGGTGGAGCGGTGGGAGCCGGTGCCCGAGGGCGAAGTGCCCCGCTGCCCGGAGTGTGGCAGCTTGTTGCGGCCCGATGTGGTCTGGTTCGGCGAGGCGTTGCCCGGTGAGGCCCTGGACGCTGCCTGGCAGGCCGCCCAAGAGGCCGAGGTGATGTTGGTGGTGGGTACCTCGGGGGTGGTGCAGCCGGCGGCTTCGCTGCCCCTGGTGGCGGCCGAGCACGGCGCCTATCTGGCGGAGATCAACCCCCAGGAGACGGCGCTCAGCAGGTTCATGGCCGTCATGCTGCGGGGGCCGGCGGGAGAGGTGTTGCCGGCCCTGGTGCGGGCGCTTTGGGGAAAGGAGGCCTGCGACACGCAGGCCGAAGGAGGTGAGGCATGA
- a CDS encoding YjbQ family protein has product MTVFSTTITLQTQGHTDIHDITARVQEAVRQSGLREGIALVFTPSSTSAITTIEYESGCLKDLRRLLDEWIDPQRDYAHNLRWGDGNGHAHLRAAMMGPSLALPIQRGKVVLGTWQQIIFVDFDVRPRQRRLVVQVVGD; this is encoded by the coding sequence ATGACCGTCTTCTCGACCACCATCACCCTGCAGACCCAGGGGCACACCGATATCCACGATATCACCGCCAGAGTGCAGGAGGCCGTGCGGCAGAGCGGCCTTCGGGAGGGTATCGCTTTGGTGTTCACCCCTTCGTCCACCAGCGCGATCACCACCATCGAGTACGAGAGCGGGTGCTTGAAGGACCTCCGCCGCCTGCTCGACGAGTGGATCGACCCGCAGCGGGATTACGCCCACAATTTGCGCTGGGGCGATGGCAACGGCCACGCCCATCTGCGGGCGGCCATGATGGGGCCTTCTTTGGCCCTGCCCATTCAGAGGGGGAAAGTCGTCCTCGGCACCTGGCAGCAGATCATTTTTGTGGACTTTGATGTGCGGCCACGCCAGCGGCGTCTCGTTGTCCAGGTTGTGGGGGATTGA
- a CDS encoding sigma-70 family RNA polymerase sigma factor, whose translation MPGHPQEDLAALPDRALVERATQGDREAFGVLYQRYVQRIYNYIYYRVGHAVEAEDLTARVFYRAMRSMPRYKERGLPFSAFLYRIAHNLVANWHRDSKRRPEIPLEDAWLPPRAEGDPEDKLILNEERERLLQAIRRLPPERQELLIFKFVDRLSNAEIGQIMGRSEGAIKSLYHRTLVALRAELRRVQEEEG comes from the coding sequence ATGCCCGGTCATCCTCAAGAAGATTTGGCGGCTTTGCCCGATCGGGCGCTGGTGGAAAGGGCTACCCAGGGCGACCGTGAAGCCTTTGGGGTGCTTTACCAGCGTTATGTGCAACGTATCTACAACTACATCTACTATCGCGTCGGGCATGCAGTAGAAGCCGAGGACCTAACCGCCCGCGTGTTTTACCGGGCCATGCGCAGTATGCCGCGTTACAAAGAGCGCGGGCTGCCCTTTTCGGCTTTTCTTTATCGGATTGCCCATAACCTGGTGGCCAACTGGCATCGGGACAGTAAGCGCCGTCCGGAGATCCCTTTGGAGGATGCGTGGCTTCCCCCGCGGGCCGAAGGGGACCCAGAGGACAAACTGATCCTCAACGAAGAACGCGAGCGTTTGTTGCAGGCCATTCGCCGTTTACCGCCGGAGCGTCAGGAGTTGCTCATTTTCAAATTTGTGGATCGGCTTTCCAACGCTGAAATCGGTCAGATTATGGGGCGTAGCGAAGGGGCGATCAAAAGTTTGTATCACCGGACCCTGGTCGCTTTACGGGCCGAGTTGCGACGAGTTCAGGAGGAAGAAGGGTGA
- a CDS encoding ABC transporter permease, which produces MHEQVLARLVTRHGGLRLFVRAVWGRAYPRIIGLQREKSWLAFDIVLPLMSVAAYVFVYRAIHAPEAYVGFVVLGGTMTAFWLNVLWNMSSQLYWEKEQGNLALYILAPAPLMAILLGMAVGGAVATTLRALVFTFLGTLVFQVTFSVAAWLPLFGVFFLALAALYGLGMMFASLFLLLSREAWHLVALFQEPVYLLSGFYFPVKSFPFWVAAAASLIPLTMGLDAMRQLAFPDGTQYGFLPVGWEIAGLAGLSVLFIVAARYLLAYMERLAKQEARLTESRG; this is translated from the coding sequence ATGCATGAGCAGGTGCTCGCCCGCCTGGTGACCAGGCACGGCGGCCTGCGCCTGTTTGTTCGGGCCGTGTGGGGCCGGGCTTACCCGCGCATCATCGGCCTGCAGCGGGAGAAATCCTGGCTGGCCTTCGACATCGTGCTGCCGCTGATGAGTGTGGCGGCCTATGTGTTCGTTTACCGGGCCATCCACGCACCGGAGGCCTATGTGGGCTTTGTTGTCCTTGGTGGGACCATGACCGCGTTCTGGCTCAATGTGCTCTGGAACATGTCCAGCCAGCTCTATTGGGAGAAGGAGCAGGGCAACCTGGCGCTGTACATTCTGGCACCGGCGCCTCTCATGGCGATTTTGTTGGGGATGGCCGTCGGTGGGGCCGTGGCGACTACCTTGCGGGCGCTGGTCTTCACTTTCCTGGGCACGCTGGTGTTTCAGGTCACCTTTTCTGTGGCCGCCTGGTTGCCGTTGTTCGGCGTGTTCTTTCTGGCTTTGGCCGCCCTGTACGGCCTGGGGATGATGTTTGCCTCCCTTTTTCTGCTGCTCAGCCGGGAGGCCTGGCATCTGGTAGCGCTGTTTCAGGAGCCGGTGTACCTGCTCTCCGGTTTCTATTTCCCCGTCAAGAGTTTCCCATTCTGGGTGGCCGCGGCGGCCTCACTCATTCCCCTGACCATGGGGCTGGACGCCATGCGCCAGTTGGCTTTTCCCGATGGCACGCAGTACGGTTTTCTCCCCGTGGGCTGGGAGATCGCTGGTTTGGCTGGATTGAGCGTGTTGTTCATCGTGGCTGCGCGCTACCTCTTGGCCTACATGGAGCGTCTGGCCAAGCAGGAAGCCCGGCTCACCGAAAGTCGAGGGTAG
- a CDS encoding ABC transporter permease, with amino-acid sequence MARLAVLWRSFKTAAWLGWQIESNWTDPFLFALYSAIKPLAGTAILVVMYGIISHNAFENPIFAYIYLGNAFYMYVGGVLNGISWAIIDDREHYKTLKYLYVAPIHMPAYLFGRGVAQFLITSVAVAVTIAAGVVFLRLNIVWAEVNWPLFFGALLLGVLMLALMGLFLAGILLLLVHHSWFIGEAVGSALYLFSGAIFPLEVLPAWLRPLGYAMPITYWLELLRRALVGSVAQAFPTLQGYSESQLLLILLGLTALFGLLSAVTFGLCEWRAKQLGVIDRVTNY; translated from the coding sequence ATGGCTCGATTGGCTGTGCTCTGGCGTTCCTTCAAAACGGCAGCCTGGTTGGGGTGGCAAATCGAATCCAACTGGACCGATCCCTTCCTGTTTGCCCTGTATTCGGCCATCAAGCCCCTGGCCGGTACGGCCATTCTGGTGGTGATGTACGGCATCATCAGCCATAACGCCTTTGAGAACCCCATTTTTGCCTACATCTACCTGGGCAATGCGTTTTACATGTATGTGGGCGGGGTGCTGAATGGCATTTCGTGGGCGATCATTGACGATCGTGAGCATTACAAAACCCTCAAGTACCTCTATGTCGCGCCGATTCACATGCCGGCTTACCTTTTTGGGCGGGGGGTGGCCCAGTTCCTCATCACCAGTGTCGCCGTCGCCGTGACTATCGCGGCTGGCGTGGTCTTTTTGCGGTTGAACATCGTGTGGGCCGAGGTGAACTGGCCGCTGTTCTTCGGCGCCTTGCTCCTGGGGGTGCTGATGTTGGCTTTGATGGGGTTGTTCCTGGCCGGGATTTTGCTCCTTCTGGTGCACCATTCCTGGTTCATCGGCGAGGCGGTGGGCAGCGCCCTGTATCTTTTCAGCGGGGCGATTTTCCCCCTGGAAGTGCTCCCCGCCTGGCTGCGCCCCCTTGGCTACGCCATGCCCATCACCTACTGGCTGGAATTGTTGCGCCGCGCCCTGGTGGGTTCGGTGGCCCAGGCGTTCCCTACCCTGCAGGGGTATTCCGAGAGCCAACTGCTGCTCATTTTGCTGGGCCTGACCGCGCTCTTTGGCCTGCTGAGCGCCGTGACTTTTGGACTTTGTGAGTGGCGGGCCAAACAGTTGGGCGTGATTGACCGGGTGACGAACTACTGA
- a CDS encoding RpiB/LacA/LacB family sugar-phosphate isomerase, whose protein sequence is MKLAVGADERLHVVDVVLDYLREKGHEVVYIGPAGRGTQPWPEVARRVAEGVAQGDFDEGILFCWTGTGVSIAANKVKGIRAALCHDAETAKGARLWNDANVLCMSLRLTSEVVAKEILDAWFGTKYQPNPTDDACLAMIAEMDEGRKS, encoded by the coding sequence ATGAAACTGGCCGTTGGCGCTGACGAACGCTTGCATGTGGTGGATGTGGTGCTGGATTACCTGCGTGAGAAGGGCCACGAGGTGGTGTACATCGGCCCGGCCGGGCGGGGGACCCAGCCCTGGCCGGAAGTGGCCCGCCGGGTGGCCGAGGGCGTGGCGCAGGGTGACTTTGACGAGGGCATCCTCTTTTGTTGGACGGGCACAGGGGTGAGCATCGCGGCCAACAAGGTGAAGGGCATTCGCGCCGCCCTGTGCCACGATGCGGAGACGGCCAAAGGCGCCCGTTTGTGGAACGACGCCAATGTGCTGTGCATGTCCTTGCGCCTGACCTCGGAAGTGGTGGCAAAGGAAATCCTGGACGCCTGGTTCGGCACCAAGTATCAGCCTAACCCCACCGACGACGCCTGTCTGGCCATGATTGCCGAGATGGACGAAGGGCGTAAGTCGTGA
- a CDS encoding MGMT family protein, giving the protein MDRVTRFAPMPRFGELGVTVTLQGLVVVHWARSGPESPVSGSPEDGAEPLVTVAAQWLAHLREYLEGSRRAFPLPIAWEALPPFQRAVLRATFAIPYGEVRTYGEVATAIGRPRAARAVGRALATNPMPIVVPCHRVVGHDRRLHGYGGPGGLMTKAWLLQLEGVNLP; this is encoded by the coding sequence GTGGACCGGGTGACACGCTTTGCCCCCATGCCCCGCTTTGGCGAACTGGGCGTCACGGTGACCCTCCAGGGGCTGGTGGTCGTCCACTGGGCGCGGTCTGGACCCGAAAGTCCGGTGTCTGGATCCCCAGAGGATGGTGCCGAGCCCCTGGTCACGGTGGCCGCCCAATGGTTGGCCCATCTCCGGGAGTATCTGGAAGGATCGCGGCGCGCTTTTCCACTGCCCATCGCCTGGGAGGCGTTGCCACCTTTCCAGCGGGCGGTGCTTCGGGCCACCTTTGCCATCCCGTATGGCGAGGTACGCACTTATGGAGAGGTGGCGACGGCCATTGGACGCCCCAGGGCGGCGCGAGCCGTGGGACGGGCGCTGGCGACCAACCCCATGCCCATTGTGGTGCCCTGTCACCGGGTTGTAGGGCATGACCGGCGATTGCATGGCTACGGTGGTCCCGGTGGCCTGATGACGAAAGCCTGGTTGTTGCAATTGGAAGGCGTCAATCTCCCTTGA